A single Malaclemys terrapin pileata isolate rMalTer1 chromosome 3, rMalTer1.hap1, whole genome shotgun sequence DNA region contains:
- the LOC128834140 gene encoding sulfotransferase 6B1-like: MAKSGIIKEIEKYFDDVQGKESEELLFSYKGVLYPIGLCSAETFQALDSIEFRQDDVFLAAYPKSGTNWTQHILNDLINALPNNKEVSQLERIHVLEFAASEKFQKIKNAPSPRLFSTHLHYDDIPKAVFENKVKVLVVFRNPKDVAVSYYHFYNKNPGLPNVSSWDEFFQKFMSGEVTWSSYFDHALSWNNHMDEENIMIITYEEMKENLPGEVKQIAEFLGFSLPEEKIQSIAENATFESMSNKSQETHGTLAPMVFRKGDVGDWKNLFTEAQSQEMDAKFKECLAGTKLGAKLKYDKYCKY; this comes from the exons ATGGCTAAGAGTGGTATTATTAAGGAAATAGAGAAATATTTTGATGATGTTCAAGGCAAGGAATCTGAAGAGCTGCTGTTCTCCTACAAGGGGGTGCTGTACCCTATTGGACTGTGCAGTGCTGAGACCTTCCAAGCGCTGGACTCCATAGAATTTAGACAAGACGATGTGTTCCTAGCGGCTTATCCTAAATCCG GAACTAATTGGACTCAACACATTTTAAATGACTTGATAAATGCACTACCAAATAATAAGGAAGTATCACAATTAGAACGTATCCATGTGCTTGAATTTGCAGCTTCAGAAAAATTTCAG aaaataaaaaatgcaccTTCTCCACGTCTCTTTTCCACGCATCTCCATTATGATGATATTCCCAAGGCTGTCTTTGAGAATAAGGTGAAG gtACTGGTGGTATTTCGAAATCCAAAAGATGTAGCTGTATCCTATTACCACTTCTACAACAAAAATCCTGGGCTTCCAAATGTCAGCTCCTGGGATGAGTTCTTTCAGAAGTTCATGAGTGGAGAAG TCACCTGGAGTTCATATTTTGACCATGCTCTTTCCTGGAACAACCACATGGATGAAGAGAATATCATGATCATCACATATGAAGAAATGAAAGAG AACTTACCTGGAGAAGTGAAACAAATAGCTGAATTTTTGGGGTTCTCTCTGCCTGAGGAGAAGATTCAGTCTATTGCAGAGAATGCCACATTTGAATCAATGAGCAACAAATCCCAAGAAACACATGGCACATTAGCTCCCATGGTTTTCAGAAAAG GTGATGTTGGTGATTGGAAGAATCTCTTCACTGAAGCTCAGAGCCAGGAAATGGATGCCAAATTTAAAGAGTGTTTAGCTGGAACTAAACTGGGAGCAAAGCTAAAATATGATAAATACTGCAAATACTAA